The DNA segment AGACCCTGCTGCCGGGACTGCGCTCGCGAACACCACTGACCGGAAAGACATAGTCCGGGGTATACGGAACCTTGAGCAAGGCGAGATCCAGAACCGGATCAAACCCGACCACCTTGGCAGGAATACGGCTATCCGGGGCATCATGCGGGCGGATATAGGCGCGAGAAAACCCCCGATAGGCTGGATCCACCTCGCTCTGGATTACATGATAGTTGGTAACCAGGTAACCGCGTTCATCAATAAAAAAACCGCTGCCGATCATACGGTCGGGGCGGCCAACCCCATCTTCCAGCCGGATGCCTTTGTTCACCCAGATAGTAGCGACCCCGGGTACCTGATCGGCGGTCGGACGCGGACTCACCGGCAGTTCATCGATAAAATCCGCCACCGATAGCCCCTGCTGCTGCAGGCGTTCGCTCGCAGTTTCATAGGCGAATGCATCCCGCTGGTCGGCAATCAGCTCCATCCCCTGAACCAGGAGTGCAGTATGGTCTGTCAGCTGCCCTACATCATGCTGCAGCAGCTGCAGAAAGGCGGCAATCGCCAGGGGAAAGCGCTCCTCCTGGTACTCGGTTTCAAACGCCATTCTGGCAAGCTGAAGCTGATACTCTCCGGCATCCACGTAGTCAGGGTCGGCAAGCTTGAGCCCCCGCAACAGCCGTCCGGCGGTGCGATGGTCCCCCGAGTCGAACGCCTCCTCGAAGAGCTCCCGCAGCTGCTCTGCAGCAGCCAACTCAAGTTCATCCTGCCACGGATAGTCCCAGGCAGTACGAACCCGATAACTGTCCAGATACATAAGCGCCAGCTGCGGTTCCCGGTCCTCAAGCAATTCACGAACCGATTGTTCGGCACGGCTGGCACGCGGCAGGGGTTCACTGTGTTCAGCAACCGTAGCGCATCCAATACCTGCAACAGCTATCAGCAGTAGCAGGAGTTTATTCGAACGTCGGAAAAGAGTCAGATGTATCATCACCGTAGAATATATCAATTTCCGGCAGCGGGGCAAACGGGTCATGCAGCACCGCCCCGATCAGCGGCTGTGATCCAAGTTTCCAGATCTGCGTGCGTCGCTCATCAAACCGCTCCCAGACATCCGCCTGCCCGTCACGATTGGTATCAAAGGCCCGCGCTATCAGATCATCCTGATCATACAGCTCGGCCATGTCGAAGTACCCGTCGTGCGAGAGCGACTCGCTGCCTCGGTGACGGGCTCCTTGGCGATACTCTACCAAACGAATCAGTACATCTTCTTCGGTGCGGTACTCGTCACGTACCGTGATTCCGTCGCGGTACCAGCGGGTACGTACCCGCCCGTCATCCAGTTCCTTACGGCTGTAGCGATACTGCTGCCGGTCTGCCGTAATCTGCGGCCAGCGATCACCAGCGCGAATTCTCTGTGCTGCCCAGGACTGGCCATCGCCCACCGGTAATTGCTCGAACATTGGCAGCTCCAGGGTAAACGGTATCATCGAGTAATAGATGGCGTCCTCCGGCAGGGTCTGCTGGATGCCGATCACCCAGGGATAAAAATGATAGTTGTAGAGATATTCCTGTTCTCCCGTGCGCAGCACTGCCTGATGCGGCATCCCCTCCACAAAACCGATCTCGAGGTTTGCCT comes from the Spirochaeta africana DSM 8902 genome and includes:
- a CDS encoding S1C family serine protease translates to MIHLTLFRRSNKLLLLLIAVAGIGCATVAEHSEPLPRASRAEQSVRELLEDREPQLALMYLDSYRVRTAWDYPWQDELELAAAEQLRELFEEAFDSGDHRTAGRLLRGLKLADPDYVDAGEYQLQLARMAFETEYQEERFPLAIAAFLQLLQHDVGQLTDHTALLVQGMELIADQRDAFAYETASERLQQQGLSVADFIDELPVSPRPTADQVPGVATIWVNKGIRLEDGVGRPDRMIGSGFFIDERGYLVTNYHVIQSEVDPAYRGFSRAYIRPHDAPDSRIPAKVVGFDPVLDLALLKVPYTPDYVFPVSGVRERSPGSRVYAIGSPGGLSNTITSGIISAAGRRFFQLGEAVQVDAPLNPGNSGGPILDEDGNLVGVVYAGIPQFDGISFAVPSFWLRGILPQLYEEGRVQHPYLGISVHETHRGLEVVHVILGSPADRAQLTVGDVVTGINGEAVTTLKDANRMLQVAGPDSLVRLSILREGDDGRRQDQQRLVTGSRPQRPLEANLRGTSSFPESLFAPLYGVFLQPVRTGWFSSDYTVERVLPGSIADEAGLSPQDPVTLQRWEYDEDRGIAAVVLRVRKRQSGYMDGAVMLPVFIETTNVL